tGGGCACAGCGCTATGAGGTGGCAagctgcatgatgggaaatgaagTTTAACCTtaagatgtcttttttttggaTGGAAATTGTTTAGAattctagattttttttaatgtaaaatttttaataaaattttaacAGAGCTGTTTTTtgagtaaagaaaaacaaatttcacttaatttttgctaaaaatatttaactaaATTATTGATTGTTGTTGAGCGTCTTTGACGTTGAGctttaatatataatttaaataaaaatatctctTACTTTACCATCGCGTGAACGAGATGATGCCATCATAGTATTGACGGGGTGGAGGCGGAGCAAAGGATGATGGGACTTCCTGTTAAATGATTTAGAGTCCACCctccaacaaaaacaataataacaacaacaacaacaactataataataacaacaaataagGTTTCACCGCCAAAATAAAGCGTTTAAACACAGACTGCGTCTCAGATCGCCCTGACAGGAAGCCCACAAGCGCTTCGATGATGCAAGACTGACCTTAAAAGGTTTTATTCTaaacatttcatgtttcttAAACACAATCAGGAGTTTGTCTaaactaaacatttttatttccacttcAATTTCATCTGAAAAAGAATTAATTTCATAACAAAAAGTTGCTCATCGTCTTTTAAAGCtgcattaatttgtatttatggCCCCTTGGGAGCAACAGGAAGTAACAAgaagtgacaggaagtgtgCCATCAAATCAAAACTGTGAGccaaaaaaggctaaaaaagCTCAGTCAAAAAATTTGAATACTTAGAATAATTATTTTGAATCAGTTATTGttataaatatatgaattaGTGCAGCTTTAACACTCAGACACAAATGAACCCTTTGAGACTCAGTCTGTTTAGGGATCAGTTCACACTCAACATCCTGGGACTTTTGAAGACGTTTTAAAACTTCAAACTGTTTGAATCTGAAGCCGCCCAAAGCAAACGTCACGtccgtttttgtgtttttggtgaactgtccctttaagaaaacaaaacagggcGGGGACTCATCAAACACGCCCATCAGTCGTAAAccaataatattattaattcaTCAATAGTCGTGTCCAGGAAGTGTTTAGAGTCAAACCGCTGCAGTAAACACCGTAAAGAGGGTTTTAGTGtcagcatttcaaaataaaactttattctgtttctgttcggagACATTACTTCATGATGGATGGCAGTGCTGCGTTCAAGGACCGCTGTAGATTCCAGCGCCGACACATCAGACGCTTCTTATCTGTTGTTTCAGGAGGacgatcagctgatcagagaTCAGCTCCGATTGGCTGTTTGGAATGTTCACACGTATGAttcataaatatgaatataggTTTTATctggggcgggggggcgggatgtggggggtggggggggcacttTGCATGCAGAGACACCTGCTGAACACACCGAGGCTGACAGGCTGCGTGACAGCTGCCCCCCTGGGGACAAATGGGGGTatgatgggggggtgatggagggggCGATGGGGGCTGATGGGGGCGGGGACTCAGGGGTGCGGCGTGGGTTGAGGCGTTCCTCCAGGGAGCAGGAAGTGATGGCGGTCTGACAGGAAGCGGCTTCGATCATCTCAGTACTCTACGAAACGAGTAATCAAACTtgaagtaatctgattactttcatatgttggagttacatctgtatttatgtttataacatactttcatatatttttagatattttatctGGTctgtccacatacttttggccATGTCAAGTCTATTGCCGCTGCTTTTCGTCCTCTTTGGGCCCGGACTAAttcctggtgtgtgttttttttttctggggtcACCGGAggtcatttttcttcttctgttgttaaTTGGTGTCAAAGAGCTGCGGTGAGAGCgacgcccccgccccccagcttTACCTGAGACAGCATACAAcactgagggggcggggctgtaaACGTTCTCTCATGTGGAGCCAACAGACGTGAGGTAATCCACCCGTTCCCACGGCGACTGCTTTGTTTCCACACATCGATAAATGAGACGAACgcgacaggaagaggaagttaaATGTCACGGGGGGGCGGAGCTCAGGTGAGACCTCCACCAGGGGGCCGCTCGGGGGCAGGAGGGGTATTTCTGGCTTTGGTGATGAAGATCTGCCCAGGTGTCGttaatcctgacttcctgtgCGGCTGCTGCACCGCAGGAAACCCCTCACGCCCCCCCGCCACACCGCTAACAGGTGTGATAAATACCAGGGCAAAAAGTCAAGCAGCtcgggggggtgaggaggaggaggggcaaCTCCAAAACACAGCAGGGCAGCATTCACCCCAGTTAGACAGGTAGGGGCGACACCTGGAGGGTAGTGGCGACAAATGAGGGGTAGGGGCGACACCTGGAGGGTAGGGGCGACACCTGGAGGGTAGGGGCGACACCTGGAGGGTAGGGGCGACACCTGGAGGGTAGGGGCGACACCTGGAGGGTAGGGGCGACACATGAGGGGTAGGGGCGACACCTGAGGGGTAGGGGCGACACCTGAGGGGTAGGGGCAACACCTGGAGGGTAGGGGCGACACCTGGAGGGTAGGGGCGACACCTGAGGGGTAGGGGCAACACCTGGAGGGTAAGGGCGACACCTGGAGGGTAGGGGCGACAAATGAGGGGTAGGGGCAACACCTGGAGGGTAGGGGCGACACCTGGAGGGTAGGGGCGACACCTGGAGGGTAGGGGCGACACCTGAGGGGTAGGGGCAACACCTGGAGGGTAAGGGCAACACCTGGAGGGTAGGGGCGACACCCGGACGGGTAGCTCTGATTGGCCAGGATTGGAGCACGTGGGTCTTGGCCCCAAAGTCCTGACTTGATTCCTGCTCCCCAGAGGACGACCCCCCCAACACGAGGGGTGATAACCGAAGGTAAATATTCGCTTTGTGACTTTTCTTTTAATCAAACAGctaaaaggtcaaaggtgacgTAAAAAGTTAAGGAAACAGAAACGCTAGATATTTAGCTAACAGGTAGCAACAGGCTAACGGGTCGGTTCCACCCCGGCCCCAAAAGACACCCTCCGTTATTCTAACATCATTAAAGCAAAACTTCATCTTCACACCTGGGAATGAGTTCACCTGTTGCACACCTTCATTCACAACCGGCATTAGCATCgttagcatcattagcatcaGGATTGGTTCTCAGCTTTGGTTCCGGTTCCGGTTCAGGTGCGTAAAACGTTAGCGGACAGAACGGAAACAAACGTCTGGGCACCGTCGGTGACGCTCGAGAGTTCCTGCAGTGTTCCGGTGGACGCCGCCACGGCGCCGCGTCCTCTGCACATGCAAAGGATTCTGGTCCGTCGCTCCgatgttaccatggagacggcGGCGGAGCTACTCGTCTGTCActgtttgtgtatttacagCTCTGTACACTGAAAAAAGACGGCAAGAAAAGGAACATACCTGAAAAAGTTTGTCAAGAACACctccagaaaacaggaaacaggaaacaggaaacaggaaacgcgTCTCCACGACAAGAAGCGAGCCCGGTTGATTCGGctccaaaaaaatgtaatttcctgGAGGGTCTGAAGTcgaaaaatcaaataaatccgAATGAAAACGTTCAGGATAGACAGAGTTACAGTTTATTAGGCAGAATTTACAAGaggtttcttcttctctcctccgacgtgtttttttctcctccgtTCCGGCGCGGCGGCGAAGCCTCGAGCGACAGGAAGTAGCGAAACAGCGTCCCGTTAAATGACGTGCAGCGTACATCCCatcgcggcggcggcggccgcaTCTTTTCTTCAGTCGACTGGAATTAACTCTATTTTACATTTGATTGGTTCCTAGGGgtgggcggcggcggcggcggcagtgGGCGGGGTCAGAAGCGTCGTAGGTAGATGcagttataaaaataaaaggaaaaagggGAGTCGCAACTGCGGCACAGCGAGTATTAGGcacaggggggcggggggggggaaggTGGCGGTGAGACGACGTTTGGGGGGGCAGGAAAGGGCGGGGTTTAAGGTGGAGAGCCACGCCCTCACAGGTAGATCTCCCTCTTGGAGGTCTGGCCGGTCGGGGTGGTAGCGGAGTGGTACTCCACCGCCTGGCTCAGCGGGATCTCCTCCAGCCCGCAGTCTTTGGCGGACGAGTCTCCGCCCCCCCCGGGGTAGGCACTGCTGTAGGGGGTCATGAACCTCATGTTGGCCACTTtggagccgccgccgccgcccgtcCCGCGCTCCTCCGTCAGCAGCGGCTTGGGGCTGCCGTTGGCCATCAGCTGCTCCTGCCCGTCCATCTCCTGGTAAGGCACAAAGGTGGACAGCTTGGGGGCGCTCTTGGACCCCCGGCGGTTGGGGGACGGCTGGCCGGGCATCCAGCACGAGTCGGAGTGGCCGAACTCGGTGCACTCGTGGGTGCAGTTACCGGTCATCGCCACGTCGGGGAGGGGCCTGAGGTCTGCAAAGAGACGACAAAGACAGGGTGAGCGACCCGAAGCGACCGccgaggatgatgggaaataagataagaaaagttaagataagataatctCAGTTAAGTTGAGTTAGGATAAGATAAGATCCAcgttattgatcccaaactgggaaatttaaatgagATGGAGGCGTGTTGTTCCCCAGGGGGGGGGTTCCTCATTCTgcccacaaacaaacaggacagcaaacaaacaaacaaacaaacaaacaacacaaaataaacatgaaccacTTGTTCTTCTGTGGGTTGACCCAACCAATAAGGCGCTCCGCTGACAACGCgatgactccgccccctccctgAGCTCCTAATTGCGTCGTACTTATTTCTGAATTTACACGGAAACGGCAGCAGAACCCAGATCGGCTCCAGATCGGCCCGCCTGGCGCGACACGGTGGATCGGATCCCGTTTGTTTATTCTCGCAGGCGTGGGATGTACAGATGGATTATGGGAGTTATTCCTCATGTCCAACTGTCTCCTAATTCCTCTTGTCATCGTTTTCATCTCGTCTGTTCGGAACTATTTTTAACGTAAACGTCTTTTATCGTTTTCCTGTTTACAGTTCCTCCAAACAAAACGTCTTCTGACAGAAGACGGATAAACGTTTCAAACACGCTGaataaaaaccaacaaaccTGGGATCATCGCCGCGGCGCCGTTCGCTTGGCGAACGCGGCGCCAAAGCAGCGTGATTATCCCGTTAGCGCACGcggcgccccccacccccaccccatctttgaaggaaattaattaaagctctgtgtatttttaaagtCACT
The Antennarius striatus isolate MH-2024 chromosome 10, ASM4005453v1, whole genome shotgun sequence genome window above contains:
- the LOC137602552 gene encoding protocadherin-9-like — encoded protein: MLLLAPPHRRVTFSTANQAQDLQDASQHSYYDSGLDESETPSSKSSSGPRLGPLALPEDHYERTTPDGSIGEMEHPENDLRPLPDVAMTGNCTHECTEFGHSDSCWMPGQPSPNRRGSKSAPKLSTFVPYQEMDGQEQLMANGSPKPLLTEERGTGGGGGSKVANMRFMTPYSSAYPGGGGDSSAKDCGLEEIPLSQAVEYHSATTPTGQTSKREIYL